A genomic segment from Lignipirellula cremea encodes:
- a CDS encoding tetratricopeptide repeat protein, translating to MSENASQWVVDTRQETFEADVIERSKSVPVVVDFWASWCGPCRLLSPILEGLAEELAGKFVLVKAETDYNQQAAMDFNVEGIPAVYGLVGGEVVDFFAGAMPEGQVRQWIERLIGFGDNQAIVGLEETDPAQAETQYRELLAAEPESEFAQLGLLRSLFAQNKRDETTAMLEELEKRGFLEPDAERIKAELDLQASSGDLETVKRAAEQDPSDLAAQLDYARALAGQKQYQAALDICLSLVEQDRSGVGEQARAAMLEMFLVIDDPQQVVAYRRKLSMVL from the coding sequence ATGTCTGAGAATGCTTCCCAATGGGTTGTGGATACGCGCCAGGAAACGTTTGAAGCCGACGTGATCGAGCGTTCCAAAAGCGTGCCAGTGGTGGTCGACTTTTGGGCGTCCTGGTGCGGTCCTTGCCGTTTGCTGTCGCCCATTCTGGAAGGTCTGGCCGAGGAGCTGGCCGGCAAGTTCGTGCTGGTCAAAGCGGAAACCGACTACAACCAGCAGGCGGCGATGGACTTCAACGTCGAAGGCATCCCGGCCGTTTACGGCCTGGTCGGCGGCGAAGTGGTCGACTTCTTCGCCGGCGCCATGCCCGAGGGGCAGGTTCGCCAGTGGATTGAACGGCTGATCGGCTTCGGCGATAACCAGGCGATCGTCGGCCTGGAAGAGACGGATCCGGCCCAGGCGGAAACGCAATACCGGGAGCTGCTGGCCGCCGAGCCGGAAAGCGAATTCGCCCAGCTCGGCCTGCTGCGTAGTTTGTTCGCCCAGAACAAGCGGGACGAAACGACCGCCATGCTGGAAGAGCTGGAGAAACGCGGCTTCCTCGAACCCGACGCCGAACGGATCAAAGCCGAGCTTGACCTGCAGGCTTCGTCGGGCGACCTGGAAACGGTCAAGCGTGCGGCCGAACAGGATCCCAGCGATCTGGCGGCCCAGCTGGACTACGCCCGGGCGCTAGCGGGGCAGAAGCAGTACCAGGCCGCCCTGGACATCTGCCTGTCCCTGGTGGAGCAGGATCGCTCCGGCGTAGGCGAACAGGCCCGCGCGGCGATGCTGGAGATGTTCCTGGTGATCGACGATCCGCAGCAGGTCGTCGCCTATCGCCGGAAGCTCTCGATGGTGCTGTAG
- a CDS encoding 3-keto-disaccharide hydrolase, producing MRLLLCLSVCLMLAQAAAAADDFAPLFDGKTLAGWEGNKEIFRVEQGAVVAGSLKEKIAHNEFLCTTAEYGDFELRLQAKLIGQGTNAGVQFRSRRMPDHFEVIGYQCDIGSTPDRSIWGSLYDESRRRKFLADGDKEKLAEIVKQGEWNELVVRCEGPHIQIWVNGLQTVDYTESDAQIEQNGLIALQIHGGLPAEAWYKDIRLKRLDR from the coding sequence GTGCGTTTGCTTCTATGTTTGTCCGTCTGCCTGATGCTGGCCCAGGCCGCCGCCGCAGCCGATGATTTCGCCCCGTTGTTCGATGGAAAAACCCTGGCGGGATGGGAAGGAAACAAAGAAATTTTCCGGGTAGAGCAGGGGGCCGTCGTCGCCGGCTCGCTCAAAGAGAAGATCGCCCATAACGAATTTCTCTGCACGACCGCCGAATACGGCGACTTTGAACTGCGACTGCAGGCGAAGCTGATCGGGCAGGGGACCAACGCCGGCGTACAGTTCCGCAGCCGTCGCATGCCGGACCATTTTGAGGTGATTGGCTACCAGTGCGATATCGGCAGTACGCCCGACCGCTCGATCTGGGGCTCCTTGTACGACGAATCCCGCCGCCGCAAATTCCTGGCCGACGGCGATAAAGAGAAGCTGGCCGAAATCGTCAAACAGGGGGAATGGAACGAACTGGTCGTCCGCTGCGAGGGGCCCCATATCCAGATCTGGGTCAACGGCCTGCAGACGGTCGACTATACGGAATCCGACGCACAGATTGAACAGAACGGGCTGATCGCCCTGCAGATCCACGGCGGCCTGCCCGCCGAGGCCTGGTACAAAGATATTCGCCTGAAACGGCTGGATCGGTAG
- a CDS encoding HAD-IA family hydrolase → MTTPCYLYFDIGNVLLHVSHEQANQAMADVAGMAPETMRQLVFSDSGLEWKFERGDLDEPAFLAALNQAAGCELDPAAIRKANNEIFRLNTDILPLVTSLRCSNHRLGVFSNTSSWHWAYMRHRFSFFSFFAGAALSFEIGAMKPEPAAYAAAASLAGCAPEEIFFVDDRPENVAAAIVAGFQAVQYTTAVALRDDLRSRGVHFNL, encoded by the coding sequence ATGACGACTCCTTGTTATTTGTATTTCGATATCGGCAATGTGTTGCTGCACGTCTCGCACGAGCAGGCCAACCAGGCAATGGCCGACGTCGCGGGCATGGCGCCGGAAACGATGCGTCAGCTGGTGTTCAGCGACAGCGGCCTGGAATGGAAGTTCGAACGGGGCGACCTCGACGAGCCGGCTTTCCTGGCGGCGCTGAACCAGGCCGCTGGCTGCGAACTGGACCCGGCCGCCATCCGCAAGGCGAACAACGAGATTTTTCGCCTTAACACCGACATTCTGCCGCTGGTGACCAGCCTCCGCTGTTCCAATCATCGGCTGGGCGTATTCTCTAACACCTCCAGCTGGCACTGGGCCTATATGCGGCATCGGTTCTCGTTCTTCTCCTTTTTCGCCGGCGCCGCCTTGAGCTTTGAGATCGGCGCCATGAAGCCGGAACCGGCCGCCTACGCCGCCGCCGCTTCCCTGGCCGGCTGCGCCCCGGAGGAGATTTTCTTTGTTGACGATCGCCCCGAAAACGTCGCCGCCGCCATCGTCGCCGGCTTCCAGGCCGTGCAGTACACGACCGCCGTCGCCCTCCGCGACGACCTCCGCAGCCGCGGCGTGCATTTCAATCTCTAA
- a CDS encoding protein kinase domain-containing protein, giving the protein MLEFVAIGPEAGQRWRRHIPEGEWIRLGRAPQNGWAVPWDLRVSREHADLKLDGDRMLVRCLDSARNPAIRLGEATHEFTIVAGEDFRIGATTFRMDHLQESPAPSFSQAAPASSARNGLHEAELAALQAQINVLEKRLDAAHEQLRASEKKANEILVRRDYDAQTAGQRLADAVDRIDELEGELLQADSARQTAQQQVESLTRSLEELGASVVQIEQQAQSSQADREQRETQIAQLQEQIAQLQDRLQASQQTHADELAQAVDAAKASLEAEFLQRLETERTQLVRSHEQTLAETVAENLAERDRLSRLADTAAGHEQQAGDLREQVRELTTRLQEQAEAFQQQRQRLEEDLAEAHSQHEQTSQQAADQVRNQQRIAELEQMLAAAAAERRQQVEQLEQQLAQHQQQLAQRDTALQSGAAELQQLRDAAETREADRLREQEQQVAAGDEQQARIAQLEQQLRAASGEAESSASDVARLRDEVEQLQKTRQTDQSQQAALQQQTAQLSTQLDQWRQQAEEHQAARVEAEKQISSLQAEVEHQAARQAEQQTAQQAQLASLQQDLKAAKEQAAAAQAESEQLLQLQADEYEQALVPLREAAAAATADAEKVAAELASQRNQAAAEEQSFREQEQELKKQLAVQAADIKKQEEALAATAAAQEQSEARCTSALLEVEQLQAALSQQEQKQQGFLSRLADLEPQAAQAVALQEQHDNWQAEQTQAAAQLAQAEQEQLSLQQELATLQQEQQELKQQHAALLQQQADQATEQADLAQRWTHREQTWATQEEEHRQAAAAWQAERERLTRELTASSQLLEEAAGSQEQFATDQHRRQQQEITSQQQEIQSLQQQLATQQQERESQQQAQVSQQQELVALQQELAALNERQQATEASRQAAETAQRTAETAREEHQQNLATARQSWEEATAASQQQRQSLEQQNKELTAAQARLQQELSEQSAAYAALDARLQTKEGKLAAAETTRLAEQEAAQTQLDQVRQEAAAAQAENDRLQSRQIQLESLLSQAESQLSEASAREASRAAAPVEGVLVRQTAPDDVAPPLPVVASPEIPLSAQVQSRLSEEEEARRAQKASLEEEFDAPPRIASLLSSPPPDNDTHYESAPEIVPAADPQPAVAKAVSGNGPAAGAPPSHVVGRTTQLSLPPRSETPPAGPPLPAEDSPRSTMPDDKLPPVNPATERLARRFTTLAKATRFANFTLIERMSGGGKNHLFKARTAAGETVTVQILSPETVRVLEPMPKFQRKIEILSNFSHPNWVRMLGCGEDDGIRYMVMEHAPGFDLMTLLKQFHPIPITHVVGYVMHAAVGLSYLHAKGIYHRNVKPANLLIDNAGLTRVIGLEIALLAGDTAYPQAESPRRQIVGSLNYMAPEQGQDSESIDHRADIYGLGCSLFTLLTGRPLFPMQNSREKLQAHRTSPVASLRSIRPNIPDRLDTICRKMLAKRPADRFQSMDEVVLALQRV; this is encoded by the coding sequence GTGCTGGAATTTGTCGCTATCGGACCCGAAGCGGGCCAACGCTGGCGCCGCCATATCCCCGAGGGCGAATGGATCCGCCTGGGCCGTGCGCCCCAGAATGGCTGGGCCGTCCCCTGGGATTTGCGCGTCTCGCGCGAGCACGCCGACCTGAAGCTTGACGGCGACCGGATGCTGGTGCGCTGCCTGGATTCGGCCCGTAACCCGGCGATCCGGCTGGGAGAGGCCACGCACGAATTCACCATTGTCGCCGGCGAAGATTTCCGGATTGGCGCCACGACCTTTCGTATGGATCACCTGCAGGAGTCGCCTGCCCCTTCGTTCTCCCAGGCTGCCCCGGCCTCGTCCGCTCGGAACGGCCTTCATGAAGCCGAACTGGCCGCCCTGCAGGCGCAGATTAACGTCCTGGAGAAACGCCTCGACGCCGCCCACGAACAGCTGCGGGCCTCGGAGAAAAAGGCGAACGAAATCCTCGTTCGTCGCGACTACGACGCCCAGACCGCCGGCCAGCGACTGGCCGACGCCGTGGATCGGATCGACGAGCTCGAAGGCGAATTGCTGCAGGCCGACAGCGCCCGGCAAACGGCCCAGCAGCAGGTGGAATCGCTCACCCGATCGCTGGAGGAACTGGGCGCTTCGGTCGTCCAGATTGAACAACAGGCCCAAAGCTCCCAGGCCGATCGCGAGCAGCGGGAAACGCAAATCGCCCAGCTGCAGGAGCAAATCGCCCAGCTGCAGGATCGCCTGCAGGCCAGCCAGCAAACGCACGCGGATGAACTGGCCCAGGCGGTTGACGCAGCGAAAGCCTCGCTCGAAGCGGAGTTTCTGCAGCGGCTGGAAACGGAACGCACCCAGCTCGTCCGGTCGCACGAACAGACCCTGGCCGAAACCGTCGCCGAAAACCTCGCCGAGCGGGACCGCCTGAGTCGGCTGGCCGATACGGCGGCCGGCCACGAACAGCAAGCCGGCGATCTGCGCGAACAGGTCCGCGAGCTGACGACCCGTCTGCAGGAACAGGCGGAAGCGTTCCAGCAGCAACGCCAGCGTCTGGAAGAGGATCTGGCCGAAGCGCACAGTCAGCACGAGCAGACCTCGCAACAAGCGGCCGACCAGGTTCGCAACCAGCAACGCATCGCAGAACTGGAGCAAATGCTGGCCGCGGCCGCCGCCGAACGCCGCCAGCAGGTCGAACAGCTGGAACAGCAACTCGCACAGCATCAGCAGCAGCTGGCCCAGCGGGACACGGCGCTGCAATCAGGAGCAGCCGAGCTGCAGCAACTGCGCGACGCGGCCGAAACGCGCGAGGCCGATCGTCTCCGCGAACAAGAACAGCAGGTCGCCGCAGGGGACGAGCAGCAGGCGCGTATCGCGCAGCTTGAGCAACAGCTCCGGGCCGCCTCCGGCGAGGCTGAAAGCAGCGCCAGCGATGTCGCCAGGCTGCGGGACGAAGTGGAACAGCTGCAGAAAACCCGCCAGACCGATCAAAGCCAGCAGGCTGCGTTGCAACAGCAAACGGCCCAGCTGTCCACTCAGCTCGACCAGTGGCGACAGCAGGCCGAAGAGCACCAGGCGGCCCGTGTCGAGGCCGAAAAACAGATCTCCAGCCTTCAGGCAGAAGTCGAGCATCAAGCCGCACGTCAAGCCGAACAACAGACGGCCCAGCAGGCCCAGCTCGCATCCCTGCAGCAGGATCTGAAAGCAGCCAAGGAGCAGGCCGCCGCTGCCCAGGCCGAGTCCGAGCAACTGCTCCAGCTGCAGGCCGACGAATACGAGCAGGCTCTCGTCCCGCTGCGGGAAGCGGCCGCCGCTGCGACCGCTGACGCCGAAAAAGTCGCCGCCGAACTGGCTTCCCAGCGCAACCAGGCCGCGGCAGAAGAGCAGTCCTTCCGCGAGCAGGAACAGGAACTCAAAAAGCAGCTGGCCGTCCAGGCCGCCGACATCAAAAAGCAGGAAGAGGCCCTGGCCGCTACCGCCGCCGCCCAGGAGCAAAGCGAAGCACGCTGTACGTCGGCCCTGTTGGAGGTCGAACAGCTGCAGGCCGCGCTGTCGCAGCAGGAACAGAAACAGCAAGGCTTCCTGTCGCGACTGGCCGATCTGGAACCGCAAGCCGCCCAGGCCGTCGCCCTGCAGGAACAGCACGATAACTGGCAAGCCGAACAAACGCAGGCCGCCGCCCAGCTGGCCCAGGCGGAACAGGAGCAGCTGTCGCTGCAGCAGGAACTGGCAACCCTGCAGCAGGAACAGCAGGAGCTGAAACAGCAGCACGCGGCCCTGCTGCAGCAACAGGCCGACCAGGCGACCGAACAAGCCGACCTCGCCCAGCGCTGGACGCACCGGGAACAAACCTGGGCGACGCAGGAAGAAGAGCATCGGCAAGCGGCCGCCGCCTGGCAGGCGGAGCGGGAACGTCTGACGCGCGAGCTCACGGCCTCAAGCCAGCTGCTCGAGGAAGCGGCCGGCAGCCAGGAGCAGTTCGCCACCGACCAGCACCGTCGCCAGCAGCAAGAGATCACCTCGCAACAGCAAGAGATCCAGTCGCTCCAGCAGCAGCTTGCGACCCAGCAACAAGAGCGCGAATCGCAACAGCAAGCGCAGGTGTCGCAACAGCAGGAGCTGGTCGCCCTGCAGCAGGAACTGGCTGCGTTAAACGAGCGGCAGCAGGCGACCGAAGCCTCCCGTCAGGCGGCCGAAACGGCCCAGCGTACGGCCGAAACGGCTCGTGAGGAGCATCAGCAAAACCTGGCGACGGCCCGGCAGTCCTGGGAGGAAGCGACCGCGGCCAGCCAGCAACAACGGCAATCGCTGGAACAGCAGAACAAAGAGCTGACGGCCGCCCAGGCCCGCCTGCAGCAGGAACTTTCGGAGCAGTCGGCGGCTTACGCCGCGCTCGACGCTCGCCTGCAGACGAAGGAAGGCAAACTGGCCGCAGCGGAGACGACCCGGCTGGCGGAACAGGAGGCGGCCCAGACCCAGCTCGACCAGGTTCGCCAGGAGGCGGCCGCAGCCCAGGCGGAAAACGACCGTCTGCAGTCCCGCCAGATTCAGCTGGAGTCGCTGTTGTCCCAGGCGGAATCGCAGCTGTCTGAGGCCAGCGCGCGGGAAGCGAGTCGCGCGGCGGCGCCGGTCGAGGGCGTGCTGGTGCGTCAAACGGCGCCCGACGACGTTGCTCCTCCGCTGCCGGTCGTTGCTTCTCCGGAAATCCCGCTGTCGGCCCAGGTGCAATCCCGTCTATCGGAAGAGGAAGAGGCCCGTCGCGCGCAGAAAGCGTCGCTCGAAGAAGAGTTTGATGCGCCGCCGCGGATCGCCTCGTTGCTCAGCAGTCCCCCGCCGGACAACGATACGCATTATGAATCGGCGCCGGAGATTGTCCCTGCCGCCGACCCGCAGCCGGCCGTCGCCAAAGCAGTCAGCGGAAATGGTCCTGCCGCTGGCGCCCCGCCCTCCCACGTTGTCGGCCGGACCACGCAATTGTCCTTGCCGCCGCGATCCGAAACGCCGCCTGCCGGTCCGCCGTTACCGGCGGAAGACAGTCCGCGGTCGACGATGCCTGACGACAAACTGCCGCCCGTGAATCCGGCCACCGAGCGTCTGGCGCGGCGGTTCACCACGCTCGCCAAGGCGACGCGGTTCGCCAACTTTACGCTGATCGAGCGGATGTCGGGCGGCGGCAAGAACCATCTGTTCAAGGCCCGTACCGCGGCAGGCGAAACGGTCACGGTGCAGATCCTGTCGCCGGAAACGGTGCGGGTGCTGGAGCCCATGCCCAAGTTCCAGCGAAAGATTGAAATCCTGTCGAACTTCAGCCATCCCAACTGGGTCCGCATGCTGGGCTGCGGCGAAGACGACGGCATCCGTTATATGGTCATGGAGCACGCCCCGGGCTTTGACCTGATGACGCTGCTCAAGCAGTTTCATCCGATCCCCATAACGCATGTGGTCGGTTATGTGATGCACGCAGCGGTTGGGCTGTCGTACCTGCACGCCAAAGGGATCTACCATCGGAACGTGAAGCCGGCCAACCTGCTGATCGACAACGCCGGACTGACCCGGGTGATCGGCCTGGAAATCGCCCTGCTGGCCGGCGACACGGCCTACCCGCAGGCCGAATCGCCCCGGCGCCAGATCGTCGGCTCGCTCAATTACATGGCGCCGGAGCAAGGGCAGGACAGCGAAAGCATCGACCATCGAGCCGACATCTATGGGCTAGGCTGTTCGCTCTTTACGCTGCTGACCGGACGTCCGCTGTTCCCGATGCAGAACTCCCGCGAAAAGCTCCAGGCCCATCGCACCTCGCCGGTCGCCAGTCTCCGCAGCATCCGGCCGAACATTCCCGATCGCCTCGACACGATCTGCCGCAAAATGCTCGCCAAGCGCCCCGCCGACCGCTTCCAGTCCATGGACGAAGTCGTCCTGGCGTTACAGCGGGTATAG
- a CDS encoding family 16 glycoside hydrolase encodes MRTTAILLLLALAAPAAAEDGFVRLFNGRDLAGWKGNPELWSVEDGAITGKTNGPDHLSYNQFLVWDGEAADFELRLEFRLEGANNSGVQYRSALMKEVGEHSLGGYQADIHGKPEYTGMLYDERGRGILAQRGHKVIVTPDGKTKVAPLSKEKVEPIDVTQWHTLTVIARGNRLVHKIDDETTIELVDEQESARDLNGLIGLQVHRGPAMKAQFKNIRLKKFDAADKQSKAPVKPKGKPAVRPEHAQPVWVWLPDGADKVYLRKEFPLTGISSIHIYAATSQAVKVWVNGEQVLTHVDPKKPAFINLTSQNDKIREEPKMAVAVEAEKGKKGPGGVLLRIDLDSGWRESRTEVTDRTWRASTTPADGWQQVGFDDSGWARPQEIAQLGDAPWKKIDAVALAAVAPLREPTATAADSLKLPAGFHAELLYSVPKAEQGSWVNMCVDPKGRLIVSDQYGSLYRVTPPPIGVQQEPKIEKIDVPIGDAQGLLWAFDSLYVVVNTGGNYDSGVYRVRDTDGDDVLDQVETLRKLTGGAAEHGPHAVLLAPDGKGLYIVCGNKTDLTKVDASRVPQVWDEDLLLPRPYGRGFMIGTRAPGGYIARMDPDGKNWELAAVGFRNEFDAAFNADGELFAYDADMEWDWNTPWYRPTRVCHVVSGAEFGWRNGGGKWPVTYADSVPPMINIGPGSPTGVTFGYGAKFPAAYQNALFICDWTYGKMYAVRPQPLGASYLAAAEDFVTGVPLPLTDVVINPHDGAMYFAIGGRRVQSGLYRVTYQGTESTAPVDAHQPEEAEARALRRQLEALHVGDHPDAVKIAWPHLGSSDRFLRFAARTAIEHRPLAEWRSLAVEEAEPQILLAALMAMARMYERQDKGTGNDIDTPPPVWDELQVEAKGDRALARASILAALDRLDWDKLSPQQQLEHLRVLTLTFLRIGPPTPAQRAHLIEQFDARFPATSSDLNFALSELLVYLQAPQTAAKAVALMQQAPTQEEQIYYAKTLRHLRQGWTPSLQKTYFQWFVKAASYRGGNSFTLFVDNIKKDAVAHLSPAELAELQPILDAKPANDEPFSSEPRPFVHKYTMQELAPLVEAGLQDRNFEHGRQMFAAAKCFACHRFDNRGGAVGPDLTALSGRFSPRDILESVLEPNKAISDQYQAVNIITLDGRVVTGRIVNFAGDSIRLSPNMLDPNNQISLDRKQIDEILPSKVSLMPEGLLDTLEREELLDLMAYLLSRGDPQNPMFQKK; translated from the coding sequence ATGCGAACGACGGCGATTTTATTACTGCTTGCCCTGGCAGCCCCGGCGGCGGCCGAAGATGGCTTCGTCCGTCTGTTTAACGGCCGCGATCTAGCCGGCTGGAAAGGGAACCCCGAACTCTGGTCCGTTGAAGACGGCGCCATCACTGGGAAGACCAACGGCCCCGATCATCTGTCCTACAACCAGTTCCTCGTCTGGGACGGGGAAGCGGCTGACTTTGAACTGCGGCTGGAGTTCCGCCTCGAAGGAGCCAATAACTCCGGCGTGCAGTATCGCAGCGCCCTGATGAAAGAAGTCGGCGAGCACTCGCTGGGCGGTTACCAGGCCGATATCCACGGCAAGCCCGAATACACCGGCATGCTCTACGATGAACGCGGCCGCGGCATCCTGGCCCAGCGCGGCCACAAGGTGATCGTCACGCCCGACGGCAAAACCAAAGTCGCCCCGCTGTCGAAAGAGAAAGTCGAGCCGATCGATGTCACCCAGTGGCATACCCTCACGGTCATCGCCCGCGGCAATCGCCTGGTGCACAAGATCGACGACGAAACCACCATCGAACTGGTCGACGAGCAGGAATCGGCCCGCGACCTGAACGGTCTGATCGGCCTGCAGGTGCATCGCGGCCCGGCCATGAAAGCCCAGTTCAAGAACATCCGTCTCAAAAAATTCGACGCCGCCGACAAGCAGTCCAAGGCGCCGGTAAAGCCCAAAGGAAAGCCGGCCGTCCGTCCGGAACACGCCCAGCCGGTCTGGGTCTGGCTGCCGGACGGAGCCGACAAGGTCTACCTGCGGAAAGAGTTCCCGCTGACGGGGATCAGCTCTATCCACATCTACGCGGCGACCAGCCAGGCGGTCAAAGTCTGGGTCAACGGCGAGCAGGTGCTGACGCATGTCGACCCAAAAAAACCGGCCTTTATCAACCTGACTTCCCAGAACGACAAGATCCGCGAAGAGCCGAAAATGGCGGTCGCCGTGGAAGCCGAAAAAGGGAAGAAAGGCCCCGGCGGCGTGCTGCTGCGGATCGACCTGGACTCCGGCTGGCGCGAGTCGCGGACTGAAGTCACTGACCGCACCTGGCGGGCCTCGACCACTCCGGCCGACGGCTGGCAGCAGGTCGGCTTTGACGATTCCGGCTGGGCCCGTCCCCAGGAAATCGCCCAGCTGGGCGACGCTCCCTGGAAAAAGATCGACGCCGTGGCCCTGGCCGCCGTCGCTCCGCTGCGGGAGCCGACCGCCACTGCCGCCGACTCGCTCAAGCTGCCCGCAGGCTTTCACGCCGAGCTGCTGTACTCGGTCCCCAAAGCAGAGCAAGGCTCCTGGGTCAACATGTGCGTCGACCCCAAAGGTCGGCTGATTGTTTCCGACCAGTACGGCTCGTTGTATCGCGTAACGCCGCCGCCCATTGGCGTGCAGCAGGAACCAAAGATTGAGAAGATCGACGTACCGATCGGCGACGCGCAAGGTCTGCTCTGGGCGTTCGATAGCCTGTACGTCGTCGTCAACACGGGCGGCAACTACGACTCCGGCGTCTATCGGGTGCGCGACACCGACGGCGACGACGTCCTTGATCAGGTGGAAACGCTCCGCAAGCTGACGGGCGGCGCCGCCGAACACGGCCCGCACGCCGTGCTGCTTGCTCCCGACGGCAAAGGGCTGTACATCGTCTGCGGTAACAAGACCGACCTGACCAAAGTCGATGCTTCGCGCGTGCCGCAGGTGTGGGACGAAGACCTGCTGCTTCCCCGTCCTTATGGACGCGGCTTTATGATCGGCACCCGGGCGCCAGGCGGTTATATCGCCCGGATGGATCCCGACGGGAAGAACTGGGAGCTGGCGGCCGTCGGCTTCCGCAACGAATTTGACGCGGCCTTTAACGCCGACGGCGAGCTGTTCGCCTACGACGCCGACATGGAATGGGACTGGAATACGCCCTGGTACCGGCCAACGCGGGTGTGTCACGTGGTCAGCGGAGCTGAGTTTGGCTGGCGTAACGGCGGCGGCAAATGGCCCGTCACGTATGCCGACAGCGTGCCGCCGATGATCAATATCGGCCCCGGTTCGCCGACAGGCGTCACATTCGGCTATGGCGCCAAATTCCCCGCCGCGTATCAGAACGCGCTGTTCATTTGCGACTGGACCTACGGCAAAATGTATGCGGTGCGGCCCCAGCCTTTGGGAGCCTCGTACCTGGCCGCGGCGGAAGATTTCGTCACCGGCGTGCCGTTGCCTCTGACCGATGTCGTCATCAATCCGCACGACGGCGCCATGTACTTCGCCATTGGCGGACGACGGGTGCAGTCCGGCCTGTACCGGGTGACCTACCAGGGAACCGAGTCGACCGCCCCGGTCGACGCCCATCAGCCAGAAGAAGCGGAAGCCCGGGCCTTGCGTCGGCAGCTGGAAGCGCTCCATGTGGGCGATCACCCCGATGCGGTGAAGATCGCCTGGCCGCACCTGGGATCGTCGGACCGCTTCCTGCGGTTTGCCGCCCGCACGGCGATCGAGCATCGCCCGCTGGCCGAATGGCGGAGCCTGGCGGTGGAAGAAGCCGAGCCGCAGATCCTGCTGGCCGCCCTGATGGCGATGGCCCGCATGTACGAACGACAGGACAAAGGGACCGGCAACGATATCGACACGCCGCCGCCCGTGTGGGACGAGCTGCAGGTGGAAGCCAAGGGGGACCGGGCACTGGCGCGGGCCTCGATTCTGGCCGCCCTGGATCGGCTGGACTGGGACAAACTTTCGCCCCAGCAACAGCTGGAGCACTTGCGCGTGCTGACGCTGACCTTTTTGCGGATCGGCCCGCCGACCCCGGCGCAGCGGGCCCATTTGATCGAGCAGTTCGACGCGCGGTTTCCCGCGACTTCCAGCGACTTGAACTTTGCCCTGTCCGAGCTGCTGGTGTATCTGCAGGCTCCGCAGACGGCGGCGAAAGCGGTCGCCCTGATGCAGCAGGCTCCGACGCAGGAGGAGCAGATTTACTATGCCAAAACGCTGCGTCACTTGCGGCAGGGCTGGACGCCGTCGCTCCAGAAAACGTACTTCCAGTGGTTCGTCAAAGCGGCCAGTTACCGCGGCGGCAACAGCTTCACGCTGTTCGTCGACAACATCAAAAAGGACGCAGTCGCGCATCTGTCGCCTGCCGAACTGGCTGAACTGCAGCCGATTCTCGACGCCAAACCGGCGAACGATGAACCGTTTTCCAGCGAGCCGCGGCCGTTTGTCCACAAGTACACGATGCAGGAACTGGCCCCGCTGGTGGAAGCCGGTCTGCAGGATCGCAACTTTGAGCACGGCCGGCAGATGTTTGCGGCGGCCAAGTGTTTCGCCTGCCATCGCTTTGACAATCGCGGCGGGGCCGTCGGCCCCGATTTGACGGCTTTATCGGGACGTTTCAGCCCGCGCGACATTCTGGAATCCGTGCTGGAGCCGAACAAAGCGATCAGCGACCAGTACCAGGCGGTGAACATCATCACACTGGACGGGCGGGTGGTGACAGGCCGTATCGTCAACTTTGCCGGCGACTCGATCCGCCTCAGCCCTAACATGCTGGACCCCAATAATCAGATCTCTCTGGACCGGAAACAGATCGACGAGATTCTGCCTTCCAAGGTGTCGCTGATGCCTGAGGGGTTGCTTGATACGCTCGAGCGGGAAGAATTACTGGATCTGATGGCGTATCTGCTGTCGCGCGGCGATCCGCAGAACCCGATGTTCCAGAAAAAGTAG